Below is a genomic region from Drosophila kikkawai strain 14028-0561.14 chromosome X, DkikHiC1v2, whole genome shotgun sequence.
CCACCACAAGCACAGCCAAGTCCATCATCACCGCCAGTACCACAGCCAATCCCCtggagagcagcagcagcagcggcagcaacatcTTTGCCAGCGAATCATCGCCCTTTGGCGGCGGCCTGCAGCGTATCCTTTCCAGCGCCGCAACGCCGAGCCTGGCGCCAGTCGATGGGTTCGGTTCCGCAGCAGCCACGCCCGGCAGCAGCATTagcaattccaattccaattcatTTGTGGACACATTCCTGGCCAGCACATTGAGCCCGGCTATAAGCAGCACCACCGAGGGAGGTGGCGCCGGTAGCATTATGAATAATCTATTTGGCCAGGGACCCATGGAGAATAGCTTCCAAACGTATACGGATTTGGGACATGAAGAGTCCAACGGTCTGGTTAGCTTTGAGAATTTTGAAAGCTTGGACAATATATATCCGGCGGCATTGTCCTCCAACATTGGCACACTCAATTCCACTGCCTGCGGACGCATTGACATAATGGGCACAATTGTTTATGATTCGGCGCCATATCTATATCCATTCATCATCGAATACTCGCTAATTGGGGCGGTGGTTTTGTATGTAATGTGGAAGCACATTGGCCGATATCCGGGCAGGATGAACGATGAGGATTTGGAGCATCGGCTGGAGGTGATGCTGTCACGCCGAGCGGTGGCAATGGCCCAGCAGGCGAGATCCGGACGCGTCGACTGCGTTGGCTCGTCGAAGGGCCTGTTctttgggctgctgctgctggttgggGCCTTAATCTGCCTGATACTCTTCTTCGTCTTGGTGCGCCATCAGCAGTTCTCGCTGTTGGCCATATATCTGGCCGATGCCAGTCACTGCATCCTGATGGCCTTTGCCATATTGGCCATCATAGTGGGCTTTATAAGGTCGGAATACGGTTCAACTGTTTGAAAAATGGCTGTGCAGGGATAATATAGAGGGTTTGGGAATGGATATCGAAGAAGAAAAGTGCGATAAAATATACcgatataaatattatatcaaaaatttagtatttcaaattaagaaaatatcgaaaaaatgtaGATTAATCGATTCtagaatcgattttattttctgataaagttagaatatattgaaaaaatcgattaatcgattttagaagcaattttattttcagttcTGATTGGAGCTAATCTttgtatatagaaaatatcgagaaaaaaaatagattaatcGATTCtagaatcgattttattttgagCTCTAgttaaaacaaatttgttgacatagaaaatatttaaaaataattagattaatcgattttatttttagctccAGTTACAACTAATTTTGTGATAAAGAAAATATcggaaaaaatcgattaatcatttaaagaatcgattttatttgcagctctatttaaaaatgtttttctgaAATCTTAATCCCGttcaaaactaattttttgatAACCTATTTGTATGGcttcgatatatatatatatttatcgatttatcgCAACGTTAAATCATCGATTATTGTCATTCCTAATAccaatttaagaaaaaaaaatacatttaataattttttcaagttaaagcaaatattatttgcattttattacaaaaaaaaaataatgtttcgGATTATGCAAGCCTcattggtatttttttttcttaaagaaaAACCATTTCTTTTgcttctctcttttttttttaaagaaaatgcaaACTTAAGTAAGCGTTTTTGGCTTTATATTCTCGCTGTGCAGTCCATTATATCCACGATCTTAAGTATCTAACTAAActaacttaattaattattatatctGTTtacttaaatacaaaaaaaaccaacaggGTAAAGAACCTGAAATTCCGCTGCGAGGAGCAATCAAACCTGAACGACATCTTGCTGCGCATCTCGGCCTTTGGTCTGTTCACCTATTCAGTGTTCAGCATTATTGCCGGTAGTTTGAAGGTCCTGGAGAGTGAGCCCAGCCTGCTGGTGACGACCACCGGCGGTGTGGCCGTCTTCCAAGTGATTCTTCAGCTGCTGTTCATTGCGGACGTTTCAAGGCGTCGCGTCCACCTGCCGGAGCATGATCGCAGCAAGCCCGGCCGCCAGATTGTCACCTTCCTACTCATCTGCAACGTGGCCATGTTTGCCATCTACACCTTCGAAGCTCAAAAAGTATTCGCCAATCCTGTAAGTAGATATGTACGTAAGCGAGACTGAGTTAAGTAAGATGATTAACGCTCTCGTTCTCTACTCGTTGTTCGAATTGTTATATCTAATCGATAACGATAACTAATTTTATGCATGCCTAAagattaataaatacatttgaAGAGGGAGATTCAGTattattgcatttaaaaattaattatttaaaagatattttacAGTCTTAACATGTATGTAGTTAGAGCTTCAAAAACTTTGAtgtttatcgattttaaaatctctaaattaataaataatttaaaaagggAGATTCAGTACTATAATTATTGCATTTACAAATTCattatttaaagatatttcaaaaaccctaatatttatcgatttgaaatcgaattttaaatattcaaacaaGGAAAGCTAAGATTctgttatatttataataattatagcatttaaaaattaattattatttagaagATATTTCAAAGTCTTTGGACATGCTGCAAAAACTttgatatttatcgattttaaatcgttTTTTAAATATCCCGTAATTGAATGTTTAAATACGTCTCCCTTGTACATTTTTCCTTTCTATaaccatacatatatttactatatataaaCCTGCATGATTTGTTAAATGTTTTAGCTAAGAAATATATGACTTTCAGGCTTTAACATTAACCCTAAAACCCCGCATAAATATATCCACAGGTTCAGCTGGAGTTCTACGGCTTTGTGCCCTGGTCAATCATCCAGCGCATCACACTGCCCCTGTGCATCTTCCATCGATTCCACAGCGCCGTGACACTTGCCGAGATCTGGAAGACCACCTACAAGGCACGCCTGGAGTAAGATGGCACACATATGGCCAGGAGGAGGCTCTAAGGGATGCGATTGTGGGAGTTATAATGAAAATGCACCAAAACCAAAATGTagcgaacccaaaaaaacaaatgctAAAACCAGAAATCAAGTGAGGGAGAAGAGTTAGTTTCTAATTacgtattaaaaaaaaaaaaaaaaaaaaaaaaaaaacatgcatactacatataatatatacattaatGCAGATATGAATATATTATGATTTTGAGttcttcgttttcgttttttagtTACTAAGTTTACGAACGAAACGAAATCGAACGGCAAACCGCACgattaaccaaaaaaaagtaaatccGATGACCGATGATCGATAACGATAGCGCGCGCCTCcctattttgtttgttttgttttaactCTCTTAAAACTTTGgagaaaaaaacttaaaaactaaGTCATAGCGTTTACAGTTTCGCCCGCACGCACCCATTTATCACCATCtgagttaaatatttaatattattaaatttaaaaaaaaaaaacctatgtttaaaatatacattttaaaccttattgtttagtttaaactttagttttagtttcgTCTCTAACACCGCCGCAATATCCATTGTTACTAACGAAACGAAGGTTAatcttattaattttataattgttttaacccattaaaaaaaaaaacccagacgataacaaaaaaactaaaaaaaaatcgattaaaaatTCACATTGCGAATAAGATGGAAATTATTCGATaacaaaatggttgtttactTTTCGCGTTGTTTCGCGAAGGCTATTTTTGGGgtaaaatacacacacacatttgtaCACATTTTGAGAAAaagacacacacagacacacgcacacacacacacacctaaaGCAATGCCATGAAGAA
It encodes:
- the OtopLa gene encoding proton channel OtopLc isoform X9, which translates into the protein MGGGEVKVATVDVEGGDNMATLPVSRSHTAGSTDSAEKNNAANKEMELKNVMPQPLQRTSLFIVTSLVYAILLIVVCIAYVISDVTTHRLPVLYYETFFTYLYGVSILFLLYVFCFLLQESSCCNGGNGNGGSKPKPQPKEKKSKKAKNADPADSKDAKGSKDSGKAAKGAAYQEAPVDAEVAVTPKNVRKRKTTHSDPTHGSFFLRVGAIAFGLGAMIYIGLEFGSFFEIPFDSPCHHILIGVNPLLQMIFTFMQMYFIFMNARLNIHRFKVIARFGLMHVVATNICVWIRTLVKESLLEITIYHQKNAPEPGASSIAHSIRQHALRHAGTVLRTHAGPNSEFEVLDGEDLLPKDVYKSDNVLSKLVRNTVDGISKSLGMGGGDTMTTTTTTTRAPSYTTPGYQWHSTTMARKLKKFITSTAASTAAAGGSGGGSTTTTTITTPSTTFSPFTSTTTSSIISSTTSTAKSIITASTTANPLESSSSSGSNIFASESSPFGGGLQRILSSAATPSLAPVDGFGSAAATPGSSISNSNSNSFVDTFLASTLSPAISSTTEGGGAGSIMNNLFGQGPMENSFQTYTDLGHEESNGLVSFENFESLDNIYPAALSSNIGTLNSTACGRIDIMGTIVYDSAPYLYPFIIEYSLIGAVVLYVMWKHIGRYPGRMNDEDLEHRLEVMLSRRAVAMAQQARSGRVDCVGSSKGLFFGLLLLVGALICLILFFVLVRHQQFSLLAIYLADASHCILMAFAILAIIVGFIRVKNLKFRCEEQSNLNDILLRISAFGLFTYSVFSIIAGSLKVLESEPSLLVTTTGGVAVFQVILQLLFIADVSRRRVHLPEHDRSKPGRQIVTFLLICNVAMFAIYTFEAQKVFANPVSRYVQLEFYGFVPWSIIQRITLPLCIFHRFHSAVTLAEIWKTTYKARLE
- the OtopLa gene encoding proton channel OtopLc isoform X10, coding for MGGGEVKVATVDVEGGDNMATLPVSRSHTAGSTDSAEKNNAANKEMELKNVMPQPLQRTSLFIVTSLVYAILLIVVCIAYVISDVTTHRLPVLYYETFFTYLYGVSILFLLYVFCFLLQESSCCNGGNGNGGSKPKPQPKEKKSKKAKNADPADSKDAKGSKDSGKAAKGAAYQEAPVDAEVAVTPKNVRKRKTTHSDPTHGSFFLRVGAIAFGLGAMIYIGLEFGSFFEIPFDSPCHHILIGVNPLLQMIFTFMQMYFIFMNARLNIHRFKVIARFGLMHVVATNICVWIRTLVKESLLEITIYHQKNAPEPGASSIAHSIRQHALRHAGTVLRTHAGPNSEFEVLDGEDLLPKDVYKSDNVLSKLVRNTVDGISKSLGMGGGDTMTTTTTTTRAPSYTTPGYQWHSTTMARKLKKFITSTAASTAAAGGSGGGSTTTTTITTPSTTFSPFTSTTTSSIISSTTSTAKSIITASTTANPLESSSSSGSNIFASESSPFGGGLQRILSSAATPSLAPVDGFGSAAATPGSSISNSNSNSFVDTFLASTLSPAISSTTEGGGAGSIMNNLFGQGPMENSFQTYTDLGHEESNGLVSFENFESLDNIYPAALSSNIGTLNSTACGRIDIMGTIVYDSAPYLYPFIIEYSLIGAVVLYVMWKHIGRYPGRMNDEDLEHRLEVMLSRRAVAMAQQARSGRVDCVGSSKGLFFGLLLLVGALICLILFFVLVRHQQFSLLAIYLADASHCILMAFAILAIIVGFIRVKNLKFRCEEQSNLNDILLRISAFGLFTYSVFSIIAGSLKVLESEPSLLVTTTGGVAVFQVILQLLFIADVSRRRVHLPEHDRSKPGRQIVTFLLICNVAMFAIYTFEAQKVFANPVQLEFYGFVPWSIIQRITLPLCIFHRFHSAVTLAEIWKTTYKARLE